A single genomic interval of Amycolatopsis albispora harbors:
- a CDS encoding Clp protease N-terminal domain-containing protein produces the protein MSQGNPVKLDEMIEFIKTQRPEADPLQHLSDAVLAADHLGEVADHLIGHFVDQARRSGASWTDIGRSMGVSKQAVQKRFVPKENDGQPLAELMQTFTRYTDRARQAVVGAQQVALAAGNARIEPEHLLAALISDQGNLATRTVVALGGSPDELRAKLVEGFEPAMETPPEQATISARGKKLFELTAREALRLGHNYIGAEHFLLSLLELGDGNAAEVLAGAGITKDGAEEVITQALAQVLAERSASGT, from the coding sequence ATGAGCCAAGGTAACCCGGTGAAGCTCGACGAAATGATCGAGTTCATCAAGACCCAGCGACCCGAAGCCGACCCGCTGCAGCACCTGTCCGACGCGGTGCTCGCCGCCGATCACCTCGGTGAGGTGGCCGACCACCTGATCGGCCACTTCGTCGACCAGGCCAGGCGGTCCGGGGCGTCGTGGACCGACATCGGCCGCAGCATGGGCGTGAGCAAGCAGGCCGTGCAGAAGCGGTTCGTGCCCAAGGAGAACGACGGCCAGCCGCTGGCCGAGCTGATGCAGACCTTCACCCGCTACACCGATCGCGCGCGGCAGGCGGTGGTGGGCGCCCAGCAGGTCGCGCTCGCCGCGGGCAACGCGCGGATCGAGCCGGAGCACCTGCTGGCCGCGCTGATCAGCGACCAGGGGAACCTGGCGACCAGGACCGTGGTGGCGCTGGGCGGCTCGCCCGACGAACTGCGGGCGAAGCTGGTCGAGGGCTTCGAGCCCGCCATGGAAACCCCGCCCGAGCAGGCCACCATCAGCGCTCGCGGCAAGAAGCTGTTCGAGCTGACCGCACGCGAAGCGCTGCGGCTCGGGCACAACTACATCGGCGCCGAGCACTTCCTGCTCAGCCTGCTGGAACTCGGTGACGGCAACGCGGCCGAGGTGCTCGCCGGCGCCGGGATCACCAAGGACGGCGCTGAAGAGGTGATCACTCAGGCGCTGGCACAGGTGCTGGCCGAGCGGTCCGCTTCCGGTACCTGA
- a CDS encoding phosphatase PAP2 family protein — MQVSLVLENSLGPAGAPAEKVHAYPAWHRRGRRIAALPLLGALGCVLAFAYTYWFFVLTPSGQRIENNALLAGRPSTTDSIAGLLRDVDFVPVLGVTAVVLPLLALARRRYALAGGALVTLLGSLAAAQFLKLAVLPRPRLGDSDGAPGHNSFPSGHVTAAMAVLLATMLVLPRRYRWWAAIPGALGVAWVAASTVVLGWHRLSDTLGAFFLVSALCCLAITFRGQKPRRSFGAQVTALLVPVLVAGTGYLATSAGAEGGGVLVMAVVLAALSSMVMVALVTWLMLGERVQRP; from the coding sequence ATGCAGGTCAGTCTGGTTCTGGAAAACTCGCTCGGCCCGGCTGGAGCACCCGCCGAGAAGGTGCACGCCTACCCGGCGTGGCACCGCCGCGGCCGCCGGATCGCCGCCCTCCCGCTGCTCGGCGCGCTCGGCTGTGTGCTCGCCTTCGCCTACACCTACTGGTTCTTCGTGCTCACGCCGTCCGGGCAGCGGATCGAGAACAACGCGCTGCTCGCCGGTCGTCCGTCCACAACGGACTCGATTGCGGGATTGCTGCGAGACGTGGATTTTGTGCCGGTGCTCGGGGTGACCGCGGTGGTGCTGCCGCTGCTCGCGCTGGCGCGCCGCCGGTACGCGCTGGCGGGCGGCGCGCTGGTGACCCTGCTCGGTTCGCTGGCCGCCGCGCAGTTCCTCAAGCTCGCCGTGCTGCCGCGGCCGCGACTCGGCGACAGCGACGGCGCGCCGGGGCACAACAGCTTCCCGAGCGGGCACGTCACCGCCGCGATGGCCGTGCTGCTGGCCACCATGCTGGTGCTGCCGCGCCGGTACCGGTGGTGGGCCGCGATCCCGGGCGCGCTGGGCGTGGCGTGGGTGGCCGCGTCCACCGTGGTGCTCGGCTGGCACCGGCTCAGCGACACGCTCGGCGCGTTTTTCCTGGTCAGCGCGCTCTGCTGCCTGGCCATCACCTTTCGCGGGCAAAAGCCGCGGCGGTCGTTCGGGGCGCAGGTCACCGCGTTGCTGGTGCCGGTGCTGGTGGCCGGGACCGGGTACCTGGCGACCAGCGCGGGTGCCGAGGGCGGCGGTGTGCTGGTGATGGCGGTGGTGCTGGCCGCGCTGTCGTCGATGGTGATGGTGGCGCTGGTGACCTGGCTGATGCTCGGGGAGCGGGTCCAACGGCCCTAG
- the gndA gene encoding NADP-dependent phosphogluconate dehydrogenase, whose translation MSKKASIGVTGLAVMGRNLARNLARHGHTVALHNRSAQRTRDLVEQFGSEGEFIPAYSAQEFVDALERPRQVVIMVKAGAPTDAVIEEFAPLLEKGDVIVDAGNAHFADTRRREAELRERGLHFVGTGVSGGEEGALHGPSIMPGGSPESYESLGPLLEDISAKVDGTPCCAHIGPDGAGHFVKMVHNGIEYADMQLIAESFDLLRGAAGYEPAQIAEVFRTWNTGRLDSYLIEITAQVLAHTDAATGKPFVDVVADQAEQKGTGRWTVQIGLDLGVPISGIAEATFARSLSGHAGLRAAARGLAGPTRAKLTGSEAEKFADDVEQALYASKVVAYAQGFNQIQAGSAEYGWDIDLGQVATIWRDGCIIRAKFLDDIRSAYAAETELPTLLTAGQFRKAVEDAQDAWRSVVGTATRLGIPAPGFATSLAYYDGLRAERLPAALIQGQRDYFGAHTYRRVDREGSFHTQWATDSRPEQPA comes from the coding sequence ATGAGCAAGAAGGCGAGCATCGGGGTCACCGGGCTGGCGGTGATGGGCCGCAACCTGGCCCGGAACCTGGCGCGGCACGGGCACACGGTGGCCCTGCACAACCGCTCGGCGCAGCGCACGCGCGACCTGGTCGAGCAGTTCGGCTCGGAGGGCGAGTTCATCCCGGCGTACTCGGCCCAGGAGTTCGTCGACGCGCTCGAGCGCCCGCGCCAGGTGGTGATCATGGTCAAGGCGGGCGCGCCGACCGACGCGGTCATCGAGGAGTTCGCGCCGCTGCTGGAAAAGGGCGACGTGATCGTGGACGCGGGCAACGCGCACTTCGCCGACACGCGCCGCCGCGAGGCCGAGCTGCGTGAGCGCGGGCTGCACTTCGTCGGCACGGGCGTCTCCGGTGGTGAGGAGGGCGCGCTGCACGGCCCGAGCATCATGCCCGGCGGCTCGCCGGAGTCCTACGAATCGCTCGGCCCGCTGCTGGAGGACATCTCCGCGAAGGTGGACGGCACGCCGTGCTGCGCGCACATCGGTCCCGACGGGGCCGGGCACTTCGTGAAGATGGTGCACAACGGCATCGAGTACGCCGACATGCAGCTGATCGCCGAGTCGTTCGACCTGCTGCGCGGCGCCGCCGGGTACGAGCCGGCGCAGATCGCCGAGGTCTTCCGCACCTGGAACACCGGGCGGCTCGACTCCTACCTGATCGAGATCACCGCGCAGGTGCTCGCGCACACCGACGCGGCCACCGGCAAGCCGTTCGTGGACGTGGTCGCCGACCAGGCCGAGCAGAAGGGCACCGGGCGCTGGACCGTGCAGATCGGCCTCGACCTCGGGGTGCCGATCAGCGGGATCGCCGAGGCCACCTTCGCGCGGTCGCTGTCCGGGCACGCCGGGCTGCGCGCGGCCGCGCGCGGGCTGGCCGGTCCCACGCGGGCGAAGCTGACCGGCTCGGAGGCGGAGAAGTTCGCCGACGACGTCGAGCAGGCGCTGTACGCGTCCAAGGTGGTCGCCTACGCGCAGGGCTTCAACCAGATCCAGGCCGGGAGCGCCGAGTACGGCTGGGACATCGACCTCGGGCAGGTCGCCACCATCTGGCGTGACGGCTGCATCATCCGGGCGAAGTTCCTCGACGACATCCGCTCGGCGTACGCCGCCGAGACCGAGCTGCCGACGCTGCTCACCGCGGGCCAGTTCCGGAAGGCCGTCGAGGACGCGCAGGACGCGTGGCGCTCGGTGGTCGGCACCGCGACGCGCCTCGGCATCCCGGCGCCGGGATTCGCCACTTCGCTGGCGTACTACGACGGGCTGCGCGCGGAACGCCTGCCCGCCGCGCTGATCCAGGGCCAGCGGGACTACTTCGGCGCGCACACCTACCGCCGGGTGGACCGGGAAGGCTCGTTCCACACCCAGTGGGCCACCGACTCACGCCCCGAGCAGCCCGCCTAG
- a CDS encoding S1 family peptidase has product MKARSLVVGLLTGAACAVAAVAGATPAGADVTPFIVGGNDADQEYSWMVSLQEGGNHFCGGSLISPEWVLTAAHCVQGSSADSISARIGSNDRTSGGEEAQAAEVVVHPDYTGTGAGGDIALVKLSAPAKSAPISLGTTTDAGTKTRLLGWGQTCPERGGCDAPVQLQQLDTQVVEADKCTGIDGSVELCTDNPGGDAGACYGDSGGPQIVGSAGKYELIGVTSRTGNGDPTCATGPSIYTSAPAYSDWISQNVG; this is encoded by the coding sequence ATGAAGGCACGTTCTCTGGTCGTGGGCCTGCTCACCGGTGCGGCCTGCGCGGTGGCCGCGGTGGCCGGTGCGACGCCGGCCGGTGCCGATGTCACCCCGTTCATCGTCGGCGGGAACGACGCCGACCAGGAGTACTCGTGGATGGTCTCGCTGCAGGAGGGCGGCAACCACTTCTGCGGCGGTTCGCTGATCTCCCCCGAGTGGGTGCTGACCGCGGCGCACTGCGTGCAGGGCTCCTCGGCCGACTCGATCAGCGCGCGGATCGGCAGCAACGACCGCACCTCGGGTGGCGAGGAGGCGCAGGCCGCCGAGGTCGTCGTGCACCCGGACTACACCGGGACCGGGGCAGGCGGTGACATCGCGCTGGTGAAGCTGTCCGCACCGGCGAAGTCGGCGCCGATCTCGCTGGGCACCACCACCGACGCGGGCACCAAGACCCGCCTGCTCGGCTGGGGCCAGACCTGCCCGGAGCGCGGTGGCTGCGACGCGCCGGTCCAGCTGCAGCAGCTCGACACCCAGGTGGTCGAGGCCGACAAGTGCACCGGCATCGACGGCAGCGTGGAGCTGTGCACCGACAACCCGGGCGGTGACGCGGGTGCCTGCTACGGCGACTCGGGCGGCCCGCAGATCGTCGGCTCGGCGGGCAAGTACGAACTGATCGGCGTCACCAGCCGCACCGGCAACGGGGACCCGACCTGCGCCACCGGCCCGTCGATCTACACCTCGGCGCCGGCGTACTCGGACTGGATCTCGCAGAACGTCGGCTGA
- a CDS encoding NYN domain-containing protein, which produces MVAHSTKLEVVDGRFQEKDRHCRNCQSTWTVYEEKETDVSIAVALIEAGVNDEFDVALILSADSDLCPAVRALGRLRPDKRVVAAFPPRRRSGELRRAVNAAFTIGDAKLRQAQMPAKVVTATGVTLDRPAHWA; this is translated from the coding sequence CTGGTTGCCCACAGTACGAAGCTTGAAGTAGTGGACGGGCGCTTCCAGGAGAAGGACCGGCACTGCCGCAACTGTCAGTCGACCTGGACTGTCTACGAGGAGAAAGAGACAGACGTCAGCATTGCGGTGGCGCTGATCGAAGCCGGCGTAAATGACGAGTTTGACGTGGCCCTTATCCTCTCCGCCGACAGTGACCTCTGTCCCGCGGTGCGGGCCCTGGGGCGCCTTCGGCCGGACAAGCGAGTTGTTGCCGCTTTCCCGCCTCGCCGTAGATCGGGCGAACTCCGCCGCGCCGTCAACGCCGCCTTCACCATTGGTGACGCAAAGCTCCGGCAGGCGCAGATGCCCGCCAAGGTCGTCACTGCCACCGGCGTGACGCTGGACCGCCCGGCCCACTGGGCGTAG
- a CDS encoding response regulator yields MTVSVFLLDDHELVRTGLRTVLEASGDLVVCGEAATAAEALTRIPAARPDVAILDVRLPDGEGISVCREIRASVEPPPACLMLTSYSDDEALFGAIMAGAAGYMLKQVSGGDLVNAVRTVAAGGSLLDAHLTASVLSRLRGDDGPADPGYDQLSPQELRVLDLVAAGLTNRQIAVRLGLAEKTIKNYVSSLLHKLGFERRTEAAVYATKRRRSHP; encoded by the coding sequence ATGACGGTATCGGTGTTCCTGCTCGACGACCACGAGCTCGTGCGCACGGGGTTGCGCACGGTGCTGGAGGCCAGCGGCGACCTGGTGGTGTGCGGGGAGGCGGCGACGGCCGCCGAGGCGCTCACCCGGATCCCCGCGGCGCGCCCGGACGTGGCGATCCTCGACGTGCGCCTGCCCGACGGCGAGGGCATTTCGGTGTGCCGGGAGATCCGCGCGTCGGTCGAGCCGCCGCCCGCCTGCCTGATGCTCACCTCGTACTCCGACGACGAGGCGTTGTTCGGCGCGATCATGGCCGGGGCCGCCGGGTACATGCTCAAGCAGGTCTCCGGTGGTGACCTGGTCAACGCGGTGCGCACGGTGGCCGCGGGCGGTTCGCTGCTCGATGCCCACCTGACCGCGTCGGTGCTGAGCAGGCTGCGCGGGGACGACGGGCCGGCCGATCCCGGGTACGACCAGCTCAGCCCGCAGGAACTCCGGGTGCTCGACCTGGTCGCGGCCGGGCTGACCAACCGCCAGATCGCCGTCCGGCTCGGGCTGGCGGAGAAGACGATCAAGAACTACGTATCGTCGTTGCTGCACAAGCTCGGGTTCGAACGCCGGACGGAGGCCGCGGTGTATGCCACCAAGCGCAGGCGGTCCCATCCCTGA
- a CDS encoding CPBP family intramembrane glutamic endopeptidase, translating into MSYHLQTRGPAYRWWRPLLGAVVLVAVGFACLTTFSALTAAISESTDQRWEMVLSFGAIAVVLPAVFAAARFGEGRRPGTLSSVDGRLRWRWLAECTGWAVAAFAAAAAVDLLLGAGWDAATWPGLPAYLSIVALTLLLVPFQAAAEEYVFRGWLLQAFGAWLRTPWPGAVLGSAAFVATHGYTSAPILAELFVFAMILCWLTVRTGGLEAAIGLHAVNNIATMVLAGGAPIPDQSTVTATWGDAVLIAAPSIVYAWVADLRYRKRTARPAPVPAPE; encoded by the coding sequence GTGAGCTATCACCTCCAGACCCGCGGCCCCGCCTATCGCTGGTGGCGGCCGCTGCTCGGCGCCGTGGTCCTCGTGGCCGTCGGATTCGCTTGCCTGACAACGTTTTCCGCGCTCACCGCGGCGATCTCGGAGAGCACCGACCAACGCTGGGAAATGGTGCTGAGCTTCGGCGCGATCGCGGTCGTGCTGCCCGCGGTTTTTGCCGCCGCGCGTTTCGGCGAGGGCCGCCGCCCGGGCACTTTGTCCAGTGTGGACGGTCGGTTGCGGTGGCGGTGGCTGGCCGAGTGCACCGGCTGGGCGGTGGCCGCCTTCGCCGCGGCGGCCGCGGTGGACCTGCTGCTCGGCGCGGGCTGGGACGCGGCGACCTGGCCCGGCCTGCCCGCCTACCTCTCGATCGTGGCGCTCACCCTGCTGCTGGTGCCGTTCCAGGCCGCGGCCGAGGAGTACGTCTTCCGCGGCTGGCTGCTGCAGGCCTTCGGCGCCTGGCTGCGCACCCCGTGGCCGGGCGCGGTGCTCGGCTCGGCGGCCTTCGTGGCCACGCACGGTTACACCTCGGCGCCGATCCTGGCCGAGCTCTTTGTCTTCGCGATGATCCTGTGCTGGCTGACCGTGCGCACCGGCGGCCTGGAGGCGGCCATCGGGCTGCACGCGGTGAACAACATCGCCACCATGGTGCTGGCGGGCGGGGCCCCGATTCCCGACCAGAGCACGGTGACCGCGACCTGGGGTGACGCGGTGCTGATCGCGGCACCCTCGATCGTCTACGCCTGGGTGGCCGACCTCAGGTACCGGAAGCGGACCGCTCGGCCAGCACCTGTGCCAGCGCCTGAGTGA
- a CDS encoding IS1380 family transposase — protein MRSSHSAGSVSVRFDEESLVSCAGLVPMLRLAEGIGLGVLIDERVDLGMAVGANTDAKALSVVAGMVAGADSIDDLDVIRHGGMGRLFDRVRAPSTCGSWLRGFTHGHVRQLASAAGEALVRLAGRVPSLLAGVDRLAFVDIDAKIKRTYGHRKQGSGFGYTGVRGLNHLIATLSSPVCAPVILTARLRGGTCDSRRGAASMITEAIGLARRAGATGMIVVRADSAFFTGPIIAAIRAAGASFSVTAQKNVATQAVIDRIGEDDWTEIAYRHPIPDPDTGELITHAQIAETTLTAFVNTTQNPGRQVTARLLVRRTPRNKRNDQGELFRAWNYHAIFTDTGFDLPTADQHHREHAIIEQVFADLNDSALAHFPSGRFPANHAWLILACLTHNLLRAAGCLASVFHAKARTGTLRRHLITIPARIIRTARRITLRLPTNWPWQASYQGLFTATHTRTP, from the coding sequence ATGCGATCGTCTCATAGCGCCGGGTCGGTGTCGGTGAGGTTCGACGAGGAGAGTCTCGTGTCGTGCGCGGGGCTGGTGCCGATGCTGCGGCTGGCCGAGGGCATCGGCCTGGGTGTGTTGATCGATGAGCGGGTCGATCTGGGGATGGCGGTCGGGGCGAACACGGACGCGAAAGCCCTCTCGGTCGTGGCCGGGATGGTGGCTGGTGCTGATTCGATCGATGACCTGGATGTGATCCGGCACGGCGGGATGGGGCGGTTGTTCGATCGGGTGCGGGCGCCTTCGACCTGCGGTTCGTGGCTGCGCGGGTTCACCCACGGCCACGTCCGCCAGCTCGCCTCCGCTGCCGGGGAGGCCCTGGTCCGGCTGGCCGGGCGGGTGCCGTCACTGCTGGCCGGGGTCGACCGGCTGGCGTTTGTCGATATCGACGCCAAAATCAAGCGAACCTATGGTCACCGCAAACAGGGCAGCGGATTCGGCTACACCGGGGTCCGGGGCCTGAACCACCTGATCGCCACGCTGTCGAGCCCGGTCTGCGCGCCGGTGATCCTGACCGCCCGGCTGCGCGGCGGGACCTGCGATTCCCGCCGCGGGGCGGCCTCGATGATCACCGAAGCGATCGGGCTGGCCCGCCGGGCCGGGGCGACCGGCATGATCGTGGTCCGCGCCGACTCGGCGTTCTTCACCGGCCCGATCATCGCCGCGATCCGCGCAGCGGGCGCGTCCTTCTCGGTCACCGCCCAGAAAAACGTGGCCACCCAGGCTGTGATCGACCGGATCGGCGAGGACGACTGGACCGAGATCGCCTACCGTCACCCGATCCCCGACCCCGACACCGGCGAGTTGATCACGCACGCGCAGATCGCCGAAACCACCCTGACCGCGTTCGTCAACACCACCCAGAACCCCGGCCGCCAGGTCACCGCACGGCTGCTGGTCCGCCGCACCCCGAGAAACAAGCGCAACGACCAGGGCGAGTTGTTCCGCGCCTGGAACTACCACGCGATCTTCACCGACACCGGCTTCGACCTGCCCACCGCCGACCAGCACCACCGCGAGCACGCGATCATCGAGCAGGTCTTCGCCGACCTCAACGATTCCGCCCTGGCACATTTCCCCTCAGGCCGCTTCCCGGCCAACCACGCCTGGCTGATCCTGGCCTGCCTCACCCACAACCTGCTCCGCGCCGCCGGCTGCCTGGCCAGCGTCTTTCACGCCAAAGCCCGCACCGGCACCCTCCGCCGGCACCTGATCACCATCCCAGCCCGCATCATCCGCACCGCCCGCCGCATCACCCTGCGACTGCCCACCAACTGGCCCTGGCAAGCCAGCTACCAGGGCCTATTCACCGCCACCCACACCCGGACACCCTGA
- a CDS encoding YigZ family protein, protein MPPSAGGPIPDRDTYRSVAAAGVHEIEVRRSRFRCALAPVDSAEAAREVIAERRRAEPAARHHCHAFVLGPDGRIQRSSDDGEPAGTAGTPMLEVLRRRELTDTVAVVSRHFGGVLLGAGGLIRAYGQAVADAIDAVGTVEYRRLSLLRVSVDYGRAGRIEGELHSSKYRVLGTHYDSAARFDVGVRPDQVAGFRAWLAEATGGGAVVEETGEDWV, encoded by the coding sequence ATGCCACCAAGCGCAGGCGGTCCCATCCCTGACCGCGACACCTACCGCAGCGTCGCCGCGGCCGGGGTGCACGAGATCGAGGTGCGCCGGTCGCGGTTCCGGTGCGCGCTGGCGCCGGTCGATTCGGCCGAGGCCGCACGCGAGGTGATCGCCGAACGGCGTCGCGCGGAACCGGCGGCCCGGCACCACTGCCACGCGTTCGTGCTCGGCCCGGACGGCCGCATCCAGCGCTCCAGCGACGACGGCGAACCGGCGGGCACCGCGGGCACGCCGATGCTCGAGGTGCTGCGGCGGCGCGAGCTGACCGACACCGTTGCCGTGGTGAGCCGCCACTTCGGCGGGGTGCTGCTCGGCGCGGGCGGGCTGATCCGCGCGTACGGGCAGGCGGTCGCCGACGCGATCGACGCCGTCGGCACGGTCGAGTACCGGCGGCTCAGCCTGCTGCGGGTGAGCGTGGACTACGGCCGCGCCGGGCGGATCGAGGGCGAACTGCACTCGTCGAAGTACCGGGTGCTCGGCACGCACTACGACAGCGCGGCCCGCTTCGACGTCGGCGTCCGGCCCGATCAGGTGGCCGGGTTCCGCGCGTGGCTGGCCGAGGCCACCGGCGGTGGCGCGGTGGTCGAGGAAACCGGCGAGGACTGGGTCTGA
- a CDS encoding pyridoxamine 5'-phosphate oxidase family protein: MRTGGKPMLDSFGQEVLDRAQSLELLGTAEVGRVVFTDRGMPAVQPVRFALDEHALRFAVPAASLLASAARGNVLAFEADSLTPELDDGWWVTVLGHADPAEETGSECVVRISLEVVAGRRVGVGQ; encoded by the coding sequence GTGAGGACGGGTGGGAAGCCGATGCTCGACTCGTTCGGCCAGGAGGTGCTCGACCGGGCACAGTCGCTGGAACTGCTGGGCACCGCGGAGGTCGGCCGGGTGGTCTTCACCGATCGGGGCATGCCCGCCGTGCAGCCGGTCCGGTTCGCGCTCGACGAGCACGCGCTGCGGTTCGCGGTACCGGCGGCGAGCCTGCTCGCGTCGGCCGCGCGCGGGAACGTGCTGGCCTTCGAAGCCGACTCGCTCACCCCGGAACTGGACGACGGCTGGTGGGTCACCGTGCTCGGGCACGCGGACCCGGCCGAGGAAACCGGAAGCGAGTGCGTGGTGCGCATTTCACTCGAAGTGGTGGCGGGGCGCCGGGTGGGCGTGGGCCAGTAA
- a CDS encoding GAF domain-containing sensor histidine kinase has translation MNDHGAQRLLDAVISIAHGSGVPEILHRVAAAACALTGAPEGVVLRTGAAPTSADGALVVPIDVRGERFGEVRLTGKEFTEADAGLVRTLLTAAAGSIGNAALYEQAEQRERWLRASHDVTSALLSGEDPEATLRLIAGRACQVAGATAGGIARPTDETAAVLEFAVVEPPGPDADRLTGLTVPAEGTATGMAFTSGEPVVVRRYGDHVTVQQSGVDLPPVVGDLDSAVAVPLRVGGESLGVLVVAKLRDEVPFTDVEVRLALTFGAHAALAMEFARAEQDRQRLAVLEDRDRIARDLHDLVVQRLFAIALGLESTGLLLDEPRVAERLRRFVDDLDATITEVRNSIFALQQPAEGLRARIARACAEAASSLGFEPHVGFAGAVDAAVPPAVEADLFATLREALSNVARHSGATKVSVTVAVDGQGSELRLTVADNGTGIGEPVRRSGLANLAARAARWHGTSAVHGEPGRGTTVDWAIRLPGERAK, from the coding sequence GTGAACGACCACGGCGCCCAGCGCTTGCTGGACGCGGTCATCAGCATCGCCCACGGCTCCGGCGTGCCCGAGATCCTGCACCGGGTGGCCGCCGCCGCGTGCGCGCTGACCGGTGCGCCCGAAGGCGTGGTGCTGCGCACCGGCGCCGCGCCGACATCGGCCGACGGCGCGCTGGTGGTGCCGATCGACGTGCGCGGCGAGCGCTTCGGCGAGGTCCGGCTGACCGGCAAGGAGTTCACCGAAGCCGACGCCGGGCTGGTGCGCACGCTGCTCACCGCGGCGGCCGGGTCGATCGGCAACGCGGCCCTGTACGAGCAGGCCGAGCAGCGCGAACGCTGGCTGCGTGCCTCGCACGACGTGACTTCGGCGCTGCTGTCCGGTGAGGATCCCGAGGCCACGCTGCGGTTGATCGCCGGGCGCGCGTGCCAGGTGGCCGGCGCGACCGCGGGCGGGATAGCGCGGCCCACCGACGAAACCGCCGCCGTGCTCGAATTCGCGGTGGTCGAACCACCGGGGCCGGACGCCGACCGGCTGACCGGGCTGACCGTGCCCGCCGAGGGCACCGCCACCGGCATGGCGTTCACCAGCGGCGAGCCGGTGGTGGTGCGCCGCTACGGCGACCACGTGACCGTGCAGCAGTCCGGAGTGGACCTGCCGCCGGTGGTCGGCGACCTGGACTCCGCGGTGGCCGTGCCGTTGCGGGTCGGCGGGGAGTCGCTGGGTGTGCTGGTGGTGGCCAAGCTGCGTGACGAGGTGCCGTTCACCGACGTCGAGGTCCGGCTCGCGCTGACCTTCGGCGCGCACGCCGCGCTGGCCATGGAGTTCGCCAGGGCCGAGCAGGACCGGCAGCGCCTGGCCGTGCTGGAGGACCGCGACCGCATCGCGCGCGACCTGCACGACCTGGTGGTGCAGCGGTTGTTCGCGATCGCGCTGGGGCTGGAGTCGACCGGGCTGCTGCTCGACGAGCCCCGCGTGGCCGAGCGGCTGCGGCGGTTCGTCGACGACCTCGACGCCACCATCACCGAGGTCCGCAACAGCATCTTCGCCTTGCAGCAACCGGCGGAGGGCCTGCGCGCGCGGATCGCGCGGGCCTGCGCCGAGGCGGCGTCGAGCCTCGGGTTCGAACCGCACGTCGGTTTCGCGGGCGCGGTGGACGCCGCCGTGCCACCGGCGGTGGAGGCGGATCTGTTCGCCACCCTGCGCGAGGCGTTGTCGAACGTGGCGCGGCACAGCGGCGCGACCAAGGTGTCGGTGACCGTGGCGGTGGACGGGCAGGGCAGCGAGCTGCGGTTGACGGTGGCGGACAACGGGACCGGCATCGGCGAGCCGGTCCGGCGCAGTGGGCTGGCGAACCTGGCCGCGCGGGCCGCGCGCTGGCACGGGACCAGCGCTGTACACGGTGAACCCGGCCGTGGTACGACCGTCGACTGGGCGATCCGGCTGCCCGGTGAGAGGGCGAAATGA